The Melopsittacus undulatus isolate bMelUnd1 chromosome 12, bMelUnd1.mat.Z, whole genome shotgun sequence genome has a segment encoding these proteins:
- the OTUD3 gene encoding OTU domain-containing protein 3, whose translation MIQQREDFEPFVEDDVPFERHVSNLAKPGTFAGNDAIVAFARNNQMNVVIHQLNAPLWQIRGTDKSNARELHIAYRDGEHYDSVRRINDDSEAPAYLQMELLCKNDSGKKEEEKPQKQDSEDEIEVEMEDAVQEVCNATGCSDTDLVTQVLEAEDYNVESAIFAILQMNEIKRISTEEQHDPQCTAQELHSRTLGEENGTGLRILGNQSLHQGERENNKGQPRSYEEDRASRNPKASKRQKKEQQRLEKKKRQEERHRQKVLGNKSNCPVSGRRDTDSTNHVTLVKAIGALNI comes from the exons ATGATCCAGCAGCGGGAGGACTTTGAGCCCTTTGTGGAGGATGATGTGCCCTTTGAGAGACACG tttccaATCTGGCAAAGCCTGGTACCTTTGCTGGCAATGATGCTATTGTGGCCTTTGCAAGGAACAATCAAATGAACGTGGTTATTCATCAGCTCAACGCCCCACTCTGGCAG aTTCGTGGTACAGACAAGAGCAATGCAAGAGAACTGCACATTGCGTATCGTGACGGAGAGCACTACGACAGTGTGAGGAGGATCAATGATGATTCTGAAGCTCCAGCGTATCTTCAGATGGAG ttgcTTTGCAAAAATGATTCAGgtaaaaaggaggaagagaagccaCAGAAGCAGGACTCTGAGGATGAGATTGAAGTTGAGATGGAAGATGCTGTACAAGAAGTGTGTAATGCAACTGGATGTTCG GACACTGACTTAGTAACCCAGGTTCTGGAAGCAGAAGACTACAATGTAGAATCTGCCATCTTTGCCATCCTTCAAATGAATGAAATTAAGAGAATCA GTACTGAGGAGCAGCACGATCCCCAGTGCACAGCTCAGGAACTGCACAGCAGAACTCTGGGGGAAGAAAACGGAACGGGTTTGAGAATCTTAGGAAATCAGAGCTTGCATCAaggtgaaagagaaaacaacaagGGACAGCCTAGATCCTATGAAGAGGACCGAGCGAGCAGAAACCCAAAG GCATctaaaagacaaaagaaggagcagcagagactggagaagaagaagaggcAGGAAGAGAGGCACCGACAAAAGGTCCTGGGCAACAAAAGTAACTGTCCAGTTAGTGGCAGGAGAGACACAGACTCAACCAACCACGTCACCTTGGTGAAGGCCATAGGAGCTCTAAACATATGA
- the RNF186 gene encoding E3 ubiquitin-protein ligase RNF186 gives MEKFTDKLNKDLGSTAPETPQAEEQSPAPAVECAAGMSRAGPQKEDVKSLGFTEECVKELERPSGTEQDSPDASEPAVLEGDCPSSVSLVLTNRNYPEGHGLNHQCSTTSIDLDCLVCFNKYNMYRVPKLLDCQHAFCAVCLKLILRKDGNAWMITCPLCRKATCVSGGLIRTLQNKEDIMELLETQSSHPEVHVPAIGLDSNSWTWTSQDLLYRDESVPADNRLAVQRLVLLLLLGVILTILILPFIYSGLIKWVVCLMLALGVVISVVLCCTPKFYWRSNRDLLTSCHKETHITAIA, from the coding sequence ATGGAGAAATTCACTGACAAGCTGAACAAGGACCTTGGATCCACAGCTCCTGAAACACCACAGGCTGAAGAACAGAGTCCTGCACCTGCTGTGGAATGTGCTGCAGGAATGAGTAGAGCAGGACCCCAAAAAGAGGACGTGAAGAGCCTGGGATTCACTGAAGAATGTGTTAAAGAACTGGAGAGACCTTCAGGCACGGAGCAAGACAGTCCTGATGCCTCTGAACCAGCAGTTTTGGAAGGAGACTGTCCCAGCTCAGTGTCTCTTGTGCTAACAAACAGAAACTATCCTGAAGGACATGGTTTGAACCACCAGTGTTCAACCACATCTATTGACCTGGACTGCCTGGTTTGCTTTAACAAGTACAACATGTACAGAGTGCCCAAGCTCCTGGACTGCCAGCATGCCTTCTGTGCGGTGTGCCTCAAGCTGATCCTCAGGAAAGATGGGAATGCCTGGATGATCACCTGTCCCCTGTGCCGAAAAGCCACTTGTGTGTCAGGAGGACTCATTCGCACACTTCAGAACAAAGAAGACATCATGGAGCTCTTGGAAACCCAAAGTTCACATCCTGAGGTGCATGTTCCTGCCATAGGGCTAGACAGCAATAGCTGGACTTGGACCAGCCAAGACTTGCTCTACAGAGATGAAAGCGTTCCAGCAGACAACAGGTTGGCTGTGCAGAGActtgtgctgctcctgctgctgggggtgatcctcaccatcctcatcctcccctTTATATACTCTGGGCTGATAAAATGGGTGGTTTGTCTCATGCTTGCTTTGGGGGTGGTCATCTCTGTGGTACTTTGCTGCACTCCTAAATTCTACTGGAGGTCTAACAGGGACTTGCTCACCTCCTGCCACAAAGAGACACACATCACTGCTATAGCGTGA